One window of Alphaproteobacteria bacterium genomic DNA carries:
- a CDS encoding site-specific integrase, whose amino-acid sequence MQKLTKKIVESIQPKERDHILWDSEISGFMCKVTPAGKKSYFLYYRTHDRRQRRPKIGDHGVVTCEQARNIAQRWILEVTQGKDPSAEKKDLRLVPTLKELADQYMKEHASRKRLSSRKEDYRLWKQHILPTLGTLKASSLDRSDIAKLHHSFQHLPTTGNRVLSLLSKAFNLAELWGYRPNHSNPCLHIKKYTEQKRERFLSQKEIERLMKILEEEKGNDPWAVSAIQLLLITGCRLNEILTLKWEEVDVDNQYLRLRDSKTGKKLIYLSTAALDLLKNIPKKEENPFVICGGKAGAHLINLQKPWRRIRAKAELEDVRLHDLRHTFASIAASKGLSLPIIGALLGHKQTQTTARYAHLIGQPLLEASEKIGKKIMERKKSSDLTL is encoded by the coding sequence ATGCAAAAACTGACTAAAAAAATTGTTGAGTCAATTCAGCCAAAAGAAAGGGATCATATTCTTTGGGATTCTGAAATCAGTGGCTTTATGTGTAAGGTAACACCTGCGGGAAAGAAAAGTTATTTCCTTTATTATCGTACGCATGACAGAAGGCAACGTAGGCCTAAAATTGGAGATCATGGGGTGGTAACTTGTGAACAGGCAAGAAACATTGCTCAAAGATGGATCTTGGAGGTGACTCAAGGGAAGGATCCTTCAGCTGAGAAGAAAGATTTGCGCTTGGTGCCAACTCTTAAAGAACTTGCAGATCAGTACATGAAAGAGCATGCGTCACGTAAAAGGCTATCGAGTCGTAAAGAAGATTACCGATTATGGAAACAGCATATCCTTCCAACATTGGGGACTTTAAAAGCATCCTCCTTAGACAGAAGTGATATAGCCAAGCTTCATCATTCATTTCAACATCTTCCAACAACAGGCAATCGTGTGCTCAGTCTTTTATCAAAGGCGTTTAACTTGGCAGAGCTGTGGGGTTATAGACCAAATCATTCCAATCCTTGCCTTCACATCAAAAAGTATACGGAGCAAAAGAGAGAAAGGTTTCTAAGCCAAAAAGAAATTGAACGCTTGATGAAAATTTTAGAAGAAGAAAAAGGAAATGATCCTTGGGCTGTTTCTGCAATCCAGTTGTTACTCATTACAGGGTGTCGCTTAAATGAAATCCTTACGCTCAAATGGGAGGAAGTGGATGTTGACAATCAATATCTTCGACTTCGAGATAGTAAAACAGGAAAGAAACTCATTTACCTCTCTACAGCAGCCTTAGACCTCCTAAAAAATATTCCTAAAAAAGAGGAAAATCCTTTTGTTATTTGTGGAGGGAAGGCAGGGGCTCATCTTATAAATTTGCAAAAACCCTGGAGACGTATTCGGGCCAAGGCAGAATTAGAGGATGTTCGTCTTCATGATTTGCGTCATACCTTTGCGTCTATTGCTGCGAGTAAAGGTTTGTCTCTTCCTATCATAGGGGCTCTGCTTGGGCACAAGCAAACACAAACGACGGCTCGCTATGCTCACCTTATTGGCCAACCCCTTTTGGAGGCAAGTGAGAAAATTGGCAAAAAAATTATGGAGAGAAAGAAGTCGAGCGACTTAACTTTATGA
- a CDS encoding DNA-binding protein, producing MQSNLITSHDLSRRWCVKSSTLSQWRWNGRGPKYLKIGGRILYRIDDIVAFEDLQLRKNTISN from the coding sequence ATGCAATCTAATCTCATAACAAGTCACGATCTTTCAAGAAGATGGTGCGTAAAATCTTCAACTCTCAGTCAGTGGAGATGGAATGGCCGAGGTCCCAAGTATCTAAAAATCGGCGGAAGAATCCTATACCGAATTGACGACATAGTCGCTTTTGAAGACCTGCAACTTCGTAAAAATACAATTTCTAATTAA